One region of Pseudomonas glycinae genomic DNA includes:
- a CDS encoding beta-galactosidase, giving the protein MIRRSLPAVFALVFAGPLLAAPAGQQTLFNFVRPADVVKVATENADLPQANAEQTPEGEVLRRVTFNPTARPTLRLSPQTGAWDWSQSGMMSLRIQSAMNWAVTVYVQIQSNDGKTLVSRVDLPAGSAQTLLVPLTATSPLSQGMKAGPVMPMMIDGQRILLASSSGELDRSQVVSVSLSMDQPKAAQSLLLERFGVQDEGEVIKSAYGNLVDAYGQSTRGKWPEKVANDEQLKSAAAKEQQQLSTWLAEREKSSLDKFGGWSKGPAFKASGFFRTEKRDGRWYLVTPEGHPFYSLGVNTVSPEVNQTYVAGREYMFESLPKPEEPLASHFGEGDNRGGNGADQGRGYNFGRWYDFYGANLQRLYGEPCIPDSGNKAGVAEAAKAGAAEEAATNASAPVAASEQPKAGVAESAATSGQSVATPCKNTVDEQKWASHTLDRLQAWGFNTVGNWSAPVLGNAERMPYTLPLSIVGDYTSISTGTDWWGGMPDPFDPRFAMATERAVAIAARDHRDDPWLIGYFADNELAWAGPGDDPKSRYALAYGTLKMTTDVPAKRAFLKQLRDKYRNQAGLSKAWGIDLPAWELMEDPGFEAPLPNPEHPEIEADFKYFQKVFADTYFKTISDSLKWHAPNQLLLGGRFATSTPEAVASCAQYCDVLSFNMYTLQPQDGYDFAALRNLDKPVLITEFNFGSTDRGPFWGGVTPLSKEEDRGPAYANFLKQALSEPSIVGVHWFQYLDQPVTGRLLDGENGHFGLVGVTDLPFQGFVEAVRKSNLATVDQLSKEAQKAAAAADKAGHETEGGRKADAGKGPGQGAGHAGGHSGNGH; this is encoded by the coding sequence ATGATTCGTCGTTCGTTGCCTGCCGTTTTTGCCCTGGTTTTCGCTGGCCCCTTGCTGGCGGCACCTGCTGGCCAGCAGACCCTGTTCAACTTTGTCCGCCCCGCCGATGTGGTGAAAGTGGCGACCGAAAACGCCGACCTGCCGCAAGCCAACGCCGAGCAGACCCCCGAAGGCGAAGTGCTGCGGCGGGTGACGTTCAATCCGACGGCCCGCCCGACCTTGCGTCTGTCCCCGCAGACCGGTGCCTGGGACTGGTCGCAGTCCGGGATGATGAGCCTGCGCATCCAGAGCGCGATGAACTGGGCGGTGACCGTCTACGTACAAATCCAGAGCAATGACGGCAAGACCCTGGTCAGCCGCGTTGACCTGCCGGCCGGCTCGGCGCAGACCTTGCTCGTGCCGTTGACCGCGACCTCGCCACTGAGTCAGGGCATGAAAGCCGGGCCGGTGATGCCGATGATGATCGACGGGCAGCGCATCCTGCTGGCGAGCAGCAGCGGTGAGCTGGATCGCAGCCAGGTGGTGTCGGTCAGCCTGTCGATGGATCAGCCGAAAGCCGCGCAAAGTCTGCTGCTCGAGCGCTTTGGCGTGCAGGACGAAGGCGAGGTGATCAAATCCGCCTACGGCAATCTGGTGGACGCCTATGGCCAATCGACTCGCGGCAAGTGGCCGGAGAAAGTCGCCAATGACGAACAACTGAAATCCGCCGCCGCCAAAGAACAGCAACAACTGAGCACCTGGCTGGCCGAGCGCGAAAAGTCCTCGCTGGACAAGTTCGGTGGCTGGAGCAAAGGCCCGGCGTTCAAGGCCAGCGGTTTCTTCCGCACTGAGAAACGTGACGGCCGCTGGTATCTGGTGACGCCCGAGGGCCATCCGTTCTATTCCCTGGGCGTGAACACCGTCAGCCCCGAGGTCAACCAGACCTACGTGGCCGGCCGCGAGTACATGTTCGAATCCCTGCCAAAACCGGAAGAGCCGCTGGCCAGCCACTTCGGCGAGGGTGATAACCGTGGCGGCAACGGCGCCGATCAGGGCCGTGGCTACAACTTCGGGCGTTGGTACGACTTCTACGGCGCCAACCTTCAGCGCCTTTATGGCGAGCCATGCATCCCGGATAGCGGCAACAAGGCCGGTGTCGCCGAAGCCGCCAAGGCTGGCGCCGCCGAAGAGGCGGCAACCAACGCCAGTGCACCGGTAGCCGCCTCCGAACAGCCGAAAGCCGGGGTCGCCGAGTCGGCAGCCACCAGCGGGCAAAGTGTCGCGACGCCGTGCAAAAACACCGTCGACGAGCAAAAGTGGGCCAGCCACACCCTTGATCGCCTGCAAGCCTGGGGCTTCAACACCGTCGGTAACTGGAGCGCCCCCGTCCTCGGTAACGCGGAGCGCATGCCGTACACCTTGCCGCTGTCGATCGTCGGCGATTACACCAGCATCAGCACCGGTACCGACTGGTGGGGCGGCATGCCTGATCCGTTCGATCCGCGTTTTGCCATGGCCACCGAGCGTGCCGTGGCCATTGCCGCCCGCGATCATCGTGATGATCCGTGGCTGATCGGCTACTTCGCCGACAACGAACTGGCCTGGGCCGGCCCCGGCGATGATCCGAAATCCCGTTACGCGCTGGCCTACGGCACCTTGAAAATGACCACCGACGTTCCGGCCAAACGCGCATTCCTCAAGCAGTTGCGCGACAAGTACCGCAATCAGGCGGGGCTGTCGAAGGCCTGGGGCATTGATCTGCCGGCATGGGAATTGATGGAAGACCCGGGTTTCGAGGCGCCGCTGCCGAATCCTGAGCATCCGGAAATCGAAGCCGACTTCAAATACTTCCAGAAGGTCTTCGCCGACACTTACTTCAAGACCATTTCCGACTCGCTGAAATGGCACGCGCCGAACCAGTTGCTGCTCGGCGGCCGTTTCGCCACCAGCACCCCGGAAGCCGTGGCGTCCTGCGCCCAGTATTGCGACGTGCTGAGCTTCAACATGTACACCCTGCAACCGCAGGACGGTTATGACTTCGCCGCGCTGCGCAACCTCGACAAACCGGTGCTGATCACCGAATTCAACTTCGGCTCCACCGACCGTGGCCCGTTCTGGGGCGGCGTGACCCCGTTAAGCAAGGAAGAAGATCGCGGCCCGGCCTACGCCAACTTCCTCAAACAGGCGCTGAGCGAACCGTCGATTGTTGGCGTGCACTGGTTCCAGTATCTGGACCAACCGGTGACCGGGCGCCTGCTCGATGGCGAGAACGGTCACTTTGGTCTGGTCGGAGTCACTGATCTGCCGTTTCAGGGCTTTGTCGAAGCGGTGCGCAAAAGCAACCTGGCGACCGTCGATCAGTTGAGCAAAGAGGCGCAGAAAGCGGCTGCCGCAGCGGACAAGGCCGGCCACGAAACCGAAGGCGGCCGCAAGGCTGACGCCGGCAAAGGCCCGGGGCAGGGCGCAGGCCATGCAGGCGGGCATTCCGGCAACGGTCACTGA
- the dinG gene encoding ATP-dependent DNA helicase DinG — translation MISTELKTTIQGAYSRFLEAKSLKPRYGQRLMIAEVAKVLGDIDTDDEGRRSGDPAIVAVEAGTGTGKTVAYSLAAIPTAKLAGKRLVIATATVALQEQIVYKDLPDLMRNSGLNFSFALAKGRGRYMCLSKLDMLLQEGHAQTATAQLFEEEGFKIEVDEASQKLFTSMIEKLAGNKWDGDRDSWPNALEDADWARLTTDHSQCTNRHCPNFGQCAFYKAREGMGKVDVIVTNHDMVLADLALGGGAVLPDPRDTIYVFDEGHHLPDKAIGHFAHYTRLRSTADWLETTAKNLTKLLAQHPLPGDLGKLIEQVPELAREIKTQQQFMFTACEQIADFKPGEDVEGRERPRHRFIGGVIPEHMREMGIELKKGFARLNDLFTRLTDLLKEGMDGEVNIGIASNQAEEWYPLFGSLLSRASGNWELWTAFTAEDPEDNPPMARWLTLAESGSLFDIEVNASPILAAETLRRSLWNVAYGCLVTSATLTALGTFDRFRMRAGLPKKAVTAVVPSPFHHADAGVLRVPDLKADPRDAAAHTAAIIRDLPELVEGSCGSLVLFSSRKQMQDVFDGLDRDWRKQVFIQGNLSKQETLNKHKARVDGGDSSVLFGLASFAEGVDLPGAYCEHVVIAKIPFSVPDDPVEAALSEWIEARGGNPFMEISVPDASLKLVQACGRLLRTEEDRGTITLLDRRLVTQRYGKAILNALPPFRREIS, via the coding sequence ATGATCAGCACTGAACTCAAAACCACGATCCAGGGCGCCTACTCGCGTTTTCTAGAGGCCAAGAGCCTCAAACCGCGTTATGGCCAGCGCCTGATGATCGCTGAAGTTGCCAAGGTCCTCGGGGATATCGACACCGACGACGAAGGCCGGCGCAGTGGCGACCCCGCGATTGTCGCGGTGGAAGCCGGCACCGGTACCGGCAAAACCGTGGCCTATAGCCTGGCGGCGATCCCGACGGCGAAACTGGCCGGCAAACGCCTGGTGATCGCCACCGCCACCGTCGCCCTGCAAGAGCAGATCGTCTACAAGGACTTGCCCGACCTGATGCGCAACAGCGGGCTGAATTTCAGCTTCGCCCTGGCCAAGGGCCGTGGCCGCTACATGTGCCTGTCCAAGCTCGACATGCTGTTGCAGGAAGGCCATGCGCAGACCGCCACAGCCCAGCTTTTCGAAGAAGAAGGCTTCAAGATCGAGGTCGATGAGGCCAGCCAGAAGCTGTTCACCAGCATGATCGAGAAGCTTGCCGGCAATAAATGGGACGGCGACCGCGACAGTTGGCCCAACGCGCTGGAAGACGCAGACTGGGCGCGCCTGACCACCGATCACAGCCAGTGCACCAACCGTCATTGCCCGAACTTCGGTCAGTGCGCCTTCTACAAGGCCCGCGAAGGCATGGGCAAGGTCGACGTGATCGTCACCAACCACGACATGGTGCTGGCCGATCTGGCGCTGGGCGGCGGGGCAGTCTTGCCCGATCCGCGCGACACCATCTATGTGTTCGACGAAGGCCATCACCTGCCGGACAAGGCCATCGGTCACTTCGCCCACTACACGCGCCTGCGTTCCACCGCCGACTGGCTGGAAACCACCGCCAAGAACCTCACCAAGCTGCTGGCCCAGCACCCGCTGCCGGGCGACCTCGGCAAGCTGATCGAGCAGGTGCCGGAGCTGGCGCGGGAGATCAAGACCCAGCAGCAGTTCATGTTCACTGCCTGCGAACAGATCGCCGATTTCAAGCCCGGTGAAGACGTCGAAGGCCGCGAACGTCCGCGTCATCGCTTCATCGGCGGGGTGATTCCGGAACACATGCGCGAGATGGGCATCGAGCTGAAAAAAGGCTTTGCCCGCCTCAACGACCTGTTCACCCGCCTGACCGATCTGCTCAAGGAAGGCATGGACGGCGAGGTCAACATCGGCATCGCCAGCAATCAGGCCGAAGAATGGTACCCACTGTTCGGCAGCCTGTTGTCCCGTGCCTCCGGCAACTGGGAGCTGTGGACCGCGTTCACCGCCGAAGACCCGGAAGACAACCCACCGATGGCCCGCTGGCTGACCCTGGCCGAAAGCGGTTCGCTGTTCGACATCGAGGTCAACGCCAGCCCGATCCTCGCCGCGGAAACTCTGCGCCGCAGCCTGTGGAACGTGGCCTACGGCTGTCTGGTGACTTCGGCGACCTTGACCGCACTCGGCACGTTCGACCGTTTCCGCATGCGCGCCGGTCTGCCGAAAAAAGCTGTCACCGCCGTGGTGCCGAGCCCGTTCCATCACGCCGACGCCGGCGTGTTGCGGGTGCCGGACCTGAAGGCCGACCCGCGCGATGCCGCCGCCCACACCGCCGCGATCATCCGCGACCTGCCGGAACTGGTCGAAGGCTCGTGCGGCAGTCTGGTGCTGTTCTCGTCGCGCAAACAGATGCAGGACGTGTTCGACGGCCTCGACCGCGACTGGCGCAAGCAAGTGTTCATTCAAGGCAACCTGTCGAAACAGGAAACCCTGAACAAGCACAAGGCGCGGGTTGATGGCGGCGATTCCAGCGTACTGTTCGGCCTCGCCAGTTTTGCCGAGGGCGTGGACTTGCCGGGCGCCTACTGCGAACACGTGGTGATCGCCAAGATCCCGTTCTCGGTGCCGGACGATCCGGTCGAAGCCGCACTGTCGGAATGGATCGAAGCCCGGGGCGGCAATCCGTTCATGGAAATCTCCGTGCCCGACGCCTCGCTGAAGCTGGTTCAGGCCTGCGGTCGTCTGCTGCGCACCGAAGAAGACCGCGGCACCATCACCTTGCTGGATCGGCGGCTGGTCACCCAGCGCTACGGCAAGGCGATCCTCAATGCGTTGCCTCCTTTCCGTCGTGAAATATCCTGA
- a CDS encoding CopD family protein translates to MTPFSLVYPIHVLAALVWVGGMFFAWMVLRPAAMKALDGPGRLTLWVEVFQGFFRWVWGAVILLPVTGVGMLHLQHIAFDNAPRYVQVMMGLYVVMTALFIRIQALMLPELRTAVQAKDWPAGAAVLGRIRKVVGFNLLVGVVLVAVAAARPSF, encoded by the coding sequence ATGACACCTTTTAGCCTCGTTTACCCCATCCATGTACTGGCCGCGCTGGTGTGGGTCGGCGGCATGTTTTTCGCCTGGATGGTGCTGCGCCCTGCAGCGATGAAGGCCCTGGACGGCCCCGGGCGCCTGACGCTCTGGGTGGAAGTGTTTCAAGGTTTTTTTCGTTGGGTGTGGGGGGCGGTGATTCTGCTGCCGGTGACCGGAGTGGGCATGCTGCACCTGCAACACATCGCCTTCGATAACGCGCCGCGCTATGTACAGGTGATGATGGGGTTGTATGTGGTGATGACCGCGCTGTTCATCCGGATTCAGGCCTTGATGCTGCCGGAACTGCGCACGGCGGTGCAGGCGAAGGACTGGCCGGCCGGTGCGGCAGTGCTGGGGCGGATTCGCAAGGTGGTGGGGTTCAATCTGCTGGTCGGGGTCGTGCTGGTGGCGGTGGCGGCTGCGCGGCCCTCGTTCTGA
- a CDS encoding DUF1145 domain-containing protein codes for MKVFFGLGRLLTLLFCCVVLANQLVPFVHPLHLLVNLAGGLLLAIHVLEVLLCNRSLKGRPHPWRDRGRILLFGVFHLQTIPAPAAPEASHA; via the coding sequence ATGAAGGTGTTCTTTGGGCTGGGGCGATTGTTGACCCTGCTGTTCTGCTGCGTGGTGCTGGCCAATCAGCTGGTGCCGTTTGTTCATCCGCTGCACCTGCTGGTCAATCTGGCCGGCGGTCTGCTGCTGGCGATCCATGTGCTCGAAGTGCTGCTGTGCAATCGCAGCCTCAAGGGCCGTCCGCACCCTTGGCGTGATCGCGGCCGCATCCTGTTGTTCGGCGTTTTCCACCTGCAAACCATCCCGGCCCCGGCCGCTCCGGAGGCTTCCCATGCGTAA
- a CDS encoding OmpA family protein gives MSVLTRSVLPVLLLGSLLTGCATHSDGTAPLNQRTWPICSLIGGLVGGGLGALESSGWAGGGAALGILTGGLICYAQDGDEDDDGVFDRRDRCPDTPANTPVDHRGCPLPQYPVTEKPAEPAPQTEVITLNDAGNVLFDFDKSDLKPAAKSQLDTLMDKLRNADVVSIKVIGHTDSKGSDAYNQALSERRASSVAEYLLSQGLAPDKLTSEGRGESEPVADNNTDEGRAQNRRVELHINR, from the coding sequence ATGAGTGTTCTTACAAGGTCCGTCTTGCCGGTTCTGCTGCTGGGCAGCCTGTTGACCGGTTGCGCCACCCACAGCGATGGCACCGCTCCCCTCAATCAACGTACCTGGCCGATCTGCAGCCTTATTGGCGGACTGGTCGGCGGCGGTCTCGGCGCGCTCGAAAGCAGCGGTTGGGCCGGCGGTGGCGCTGCGCTGGGGATCCTCACCGGCGGATTGATCTGCTATGCCCAGGATGGCGATGAAGACGACGACGGCGTGTTCGATCGCCGCGACCGTTGCCCCGATACCCCGGCCAACACCCCGGTCGACCACCGTGGCTGTCCGCTGCCGCAATACCCGGTCACCGAGAAACCCGCCGAACCGGCCCCGCAAACCGAAGTCATCACCCTCAACGATGCCGGCAACGTGCTGTTCGACTTCGACAAGTCCGATCTGAAACCGGCCGCTAAAAGCCAGCTGGACACGCTGATGGACAAACTGCGCAATGCCGACGTGGTGAGCATCAAAGTCATCGGTCACACCGACAGCAAGGGTTCGGATGCTTATAACCAGGCACTTTCGGAGCGCCGCGCCAGCAGTGTGGCGGAGTATTTGCTGAGCCAGGGCCTGGCGCCGGACAAACTCACCAGTGAAGGGCGTGGCGAGAGCGAACCGGTCGCCGATAACAACACGGACGAGGGGCGTGCGCAAAACCGTCGGGTGGAACTGCACATCAATCGTTAG
- a CDS encoding OmpA family protein — protein MSIVRTALPLVLLTSVLTGCAGLQKTDWPTCAAVGGVVGAGLGATESSAWAGYGALLVGGTAAAYCWVHGDGDEDGDGVPDSRDKCPGTPKGVQVDADGCPPPAPAPVVEEAVVVKEETIVIRDVHFQFDKATLTPADKLVLDKVASRLKQESSTAQLTVTGHTDSVGSDAYNQKLSDRRAHSVVKYLVESGVPQSSFVSVTGAGESQPVADNKTADGRALNRRTEIKINR, from the coding sequence ATGAGCATAGTTCGGACAGCATTACCCTTGGTTCTGCTAACCAGTGTGTTGACTGGTTGCGCAGGTTTGCAGAAAACCGACTGGCCGACCTGTGCGGCAGTCGGTGGTGTCGTCGGTGCGGGTCTCGGCGCGACCGAAAGCTCCGCATGGGCGGGGTATGGCGCGTTACTCGTCGGCGGTACGGCAGCAGCCTATTGCTGGGTTCACGGTGATGGCGACGAAGACGGCGATGGTGTGCCGGACAGTCGCGACAAGTGCCCGGGCACGCCTAAAGGCGTACAGGTCGATGCTGACGGCTGCCCTCCACCAGCCCCTGCGCCAGTGGTCGAAGAAGCTGTAGTGGTCAAGGAAGAAACCATTGTCATCCGCGATGTTCACTTCCAGTTCGACAAGGCCACGCTGACCCCGGCTGACAAGCTGGTCCTGGATAAAGTCGCTTCGCGCCTGAAACAGGAATCCAGCACGGCGCAACTGACCGTGACCGGCCACACCGACAGCGTCGGCAGCGATGCCTACAACCAGAAACTGTCGGATCGCCGCGCGCACTCGGTGGTCAAGTACCTGGTCGAAAGCGGCGTACCGCAAAGCAGCTTCGTGTCGGTGACCGGTGCCGGTGAAAGCCAGCCGGTGGCAGACAACAAAACTGCCGACGGTCGCGCGCTGAACCGTCGTACCGAAATCAAAATCAACCGCTAG
- a CDS encoding DUF6231 family protein, whose product MNVAISSRTPQQALAALLDRYAPARLLLIGASEFPALAAFKEAHPDTCVAHAAPGALPAELAARRFDLALVVDCLEHLPKRDGLNLLGGIRNLNASRIAVLADLPASGWQETDFYSLALQASERFARDEQVLTLFTYDLLDYKQVPDWLNSRFWANPENFGKYWW is encoded by the coding sequence ATGAACGTCGCCATTTCTTCCCGCACGCCACAGCAGGCATTGGCCGCCCTGCTCGACCGCTACGCCCCGGCACGTCTGCTGCTGATCGGCGCCAGCGAGTTCCCGGCGCTGGCTGCCTTCAAGGAAGCGCACCCGGACACCTGCGTCGCGCACGCCGCGCCCGGTGCGTTGCCGGCGGAACTGGCGGCCCGGCGTTTCGACCTGGCGCTGGTGGTCGATTGCCTGGAACATTTGCCCAAGCGTGACGGCCTGAATCTGTTGGGCGGGATCCGCAACCTCAACGCCAGCCGCATCGCCGTGCTGGCGGATCTGCCGGCCAGCGGCTGGCAGGAGACCGATTTTTACTCACTGGCCCTGCAGGCCAGCGAACGCTTCGCCCGCGACGAGCAGGTACTGACACTCTTCACCTACGATCTGCTTGACTACAAACAAGTCCCCGACTGGCTCAACTCACGGTTCTGGGCCAATCCGGAAAACTTCGGGAAATACTGGTGGTAA
- a CDS encoding YchJ family protein, with translation MSTAICPCGSGNLLDACCGHYHAGHPAPCAEALMRSRYSAYVLGLIDYLVATTLPAQQAGLDRQSISDWSAQSTWLGLDVESSEVLGGQPEHAFVTFTARWHDGQGEHSHRERSSFVQNSGRWYFIDPTVQLKLGRNDACPCASGQKFKKCCAGYFGS, from the coding sequence ATGAGTACAGCCATTTGCCCCTGCGGCAGCGGCAACCTGCTGGATGCCTGCTGCGGTCACTATCACGCCGGCCACCCGGCCCCGTGCGCCGAAGCCCTGATGCGTTCGCGCTACAGCGCCTACGTGCTGGGCCTGATCGATTATCTGGTGGCGACCACCCTGCCCGCCCAGCAAGCGGGGCTGGATCGCCAGTCGATCAGCGACTGGAGCGCCCAGAGCACCTGGCTCGGTCTGGACGTGGAAAGCTCGGAAGTGCTCGGCGGTCAGCCGGAACACGCGTTCGTCACCTTCACCGCACGCTGGCATGACGGTCAGGGCGAACACAGCCACCGCGAACGCTCGTCGTTCGTGCAGAACAGCGGGCGCTGGTACTTCATCGACCCGACCGTGCAACTGAAGCTGGGCCGCAACGACGCCTGCCCGTGCGCCAGCGGCCAGAAGTTCAAGAAATGCTGCGCGGGGTATTTCGGCAGCTGA
- a CDS encoding LEA type 2 family protein gives MLGHWRTFQAFSLLMLLGISFSGLGGCASWFTDDTRDPAVHLVKVEVVRAKLLEQKFILHFRIDNPNDSDLTVRGLEYRIHLADMLLAEGEHEHWITVNPKSSAFYKVPIRTNLWPKVKEVVKMLKNPNQQIPYRLEGEMETGLFIAHYVHLARNGVIIPADLITE, from the coding sequence ATGCTCGGTCATTGGCGCACATTTCAGGCTTTCTCACTGCTCATGCTCTTGGGGATCAGCTTCTCGGGGCTCGGCGGCTGTGCGTCGTGGTTTACCGACGACACCCGCGACCCCGCCGTGCACCTGGTGAAAGTCGAAGTGGTGCGCGCCAAGTTGCTGGAACAGAAATTCATTCTGCACTTTCGCATCGACAACCCCAACGACAGCGACCTGACCGTGCGCGGTCTGGAATACCGCATACACCTGGCCGACATGCTGCTGGCCGAAGGCGAGCACGAACACTGGATCACGGTGAACCCCAAAAGCAGCGCGTTTTACAAGGTGCCGATCCGTACCAACCTGTGGCCGAAGGTCAAAGAGGTGGTGAAAATGCTGAAAAACCCCAACCAGCAGATTCCCTACCGACTGGAGGGCGAGATGGAAACCGGTTTATTCATCGCGCACTACGTGCACCTGGCGCGCAATGGCGTGATAATCCCCGCCGATTTGATTACGGAGTGA
- a CDS encoding SEC-C metal-binding domain-containing protein, with product MTQQPHVHGPDCNHDHDHHHDHDHGHVHGPNCGHAHQEPVRNALKDVGRNDPCPCGNGKKFKKCHGA from the coding sequence ATGACCCAGCAACCTCATGTCCATGGCCCAGACTGCAACCACGATCATGACCATCACCATGATCACGACCATGGCCATGTCCACGGCCCGAACTGCGGCCACGCCCACCAGGAACCGGTGCGCAACGCCCTGAAAGACGTTGGCCGCAACGACCCTTGCCCATGCGGCAACGGCAAGAAATTCAAGAAGTGCCACGGCGCTTGA
- a CDS encoding cysteine hydrolase family protein yields the protein MELQANAALIIIDQQKGILQPRLGRRNNPLAEERILDVLNFWRRSGRPVIHVQHLSRSPDSVFWPEQSGVDFQERFLPQDGEWLIQKQVPDAFCATALEAKLREAGMGQLIIVGVATNNSVESTARTAGNLGFDAWVAEDACFTFDKADYFGTLRSAEEVHAMSLGNLHGEYATVVSSAGILEAV from the coding sequence ATGGAGCTTCAGGCCAACGCTGCACTGATCATCATCGACCAGCAAAAAGGCATTCTGCAGCCGCGTCTGGGGCGGCGGAATAATCCGTTGGCCGAAGAACGAATCCTCGACGTGCTGAACTTCTGGCGGCGCAGCGGTCGGCCGGTGATCCACGTGCAGCACTTGTCGCGCTCGCCGGATTCGGTGTTCTGGCCCGAGCAGTCAGGCGTGGATTTTCAGGAAAGGTTTCTGCCGCAGGACGGCGAGTGGCTGATTCAGAAACAGGTGCCGGATGCGTTTTGTGCGACGGCGCTTGAGGCGAAGTTGCGTGAGGCGGGGATGGGACAGTTGATCATTGTCGGCGTGGCGACGAACAACTCGGTGGAATCCACGGCGCGCACGGCGGGCAATCTGGGGTTTGACGCGTGGGTGGCGGAGGATGCGTGCTTTACCTTCGACAAGGCCGACTATTTCGGCACGTTGCGTTCGGCTGAGGAGGTGCATGCGATGTCGCTGGGGAATCTGCACGGGGAGTATGCGACGGTGGTCAGCAGTGCCGGGATTCTTGAGGCAGTCTGA
- a CDS encoding glutathione binding-like protein — protein sequence MIDLYYWTTPNGHKISLFLEEAGLRYDVHPINISQGEQFQPHFLKIAPNNRIPAIVDHEPADGGEPLSLFESGAILLYLAEKTGKFLPKDLRGRQVALQWLFWQMGGLGPMAGQNHHFSQFAPEKIPYAIKRYVDETARLYGVLDKQLANNEFVAGSEYSIADMAIYPWIVSHKWQSQNLEDFPNVQRWFNHIKDRPATVKAYALVQKINPPKS from the coding sequence ATGATCGACCTGTATTACTGGACCACGCCCAACGGCCACAAGATTTCCCTGTTCCTCGAAGAAGCGGGCCTGCGTTACGACGTGCACCCGATCAATATCAGCCAAGGCGAGCAGTTCCAGCCGCACTTTCTGAAAATCGCCCCGAACAACCGCATCCCGGCCATCGTCGATCATGAGCCGGCCGATGGCGGCGAGCCGTTGTCGCTGTTTGAGTCCGGGGCGATCCTGCTGTACCTCGCGGAAAAGACCGGCAAGTTCCTGCCCAAGGATCTGCGTGGCCGCCAGGTGGCGCTGCAATGGCTGTTCTGGCAAATGGGCGGGCTGGGGCCGATGGCCGGGCAGAACCATCATTTCAGCCAGTTCGCGCCGGAAAAAATCCCCTACGCGATCAAGCGCTACGTCGATGAAACCGCCCGTTTGTACGGGGTGCTGGACAAGCAACTGGCCAACAATGAGTTCGTCGCTGGCAGCGAATACAGCATCGCCGACATGGCGATCTACCCGTGGATCGTCTCGCACAAATGGCAGAGCCAGAACCTCGAAGACTTCCCGAACGTGCAGCGCTGGTTCAACCACATCAAGGATCGCCCGGCGACCGTGAAGGCCTACGCGCTGGTGCAGAAGATCAATCCGCCGAAGTCCTGA